One Lacipirellulaceae bacterium DNA window includes the following coding sequences:
- the acpS gene encoding holo-ACP synthase, translating into MAILGIGTDITECGRIGQMIERHGELFIARVYTEHEINYCVTKKAALQHYSGRWAAKEAVLKALGTGWRQGIRWRDVEVRNKSSGGPTIKLYGGAQEVAEKLGIETMHISISHSRHYATAQAVAEGEDA; encoded by the coding sequence ATGGCAATCCTCGGCATTGGCACCGACATCACCGAATGTGGCCGCATCGGCCAAATGATCGAGCGGCACGGCGAGCTCTTCATAGCGCGTGTCTATACCGAACATGAGATCAACTACTGCGTCACCAAGAAAGCAGCGTTGCAGCATTACTCGGGCCGCTGGGCAGCGAAGGAAGCCGTTCTGAAGGCCTTGGGAACAGGCTGGCGTCAGGGAATTCGCTGGCGCGACGTCGAGGTTCGTAACAAGAGCAGCGGCGGCCCGACGATCAAACTCTACGGCGGCGCTCAAGAAGTCGCTGAGAAACTCGGCATCGAAACCATGCACATCAGCATCTCACACAGCCGCCACTACGCAACGGCACAGGCGGTTGCTGAGGGTGAAGACGCATGA
- the trpS gene encoding tryptophan--tRNA ligase: MRVLSGIQPTGRFHWGNYFGAIRQYISLQDEDEAYYFIANLHALTTIRDKQQLSQLTYDAAVDLLALGLDPERAILFVQSDVPEVSELCWLLMTGTPMGLLERCHAYKDKKAKGMAADAGLFTYPVLMAADILAYDADVVPVGEDQVQHIEVTRDLAGSFNHQFGEVFTMPKPQLLDGSAKVPGLDGEKMSKSYDNTLELFEEPGPQKKKIMRIATDSRPMEDPKEPEGDILYQLYSLVASESDREEMATLYRKGGFGYGDIKKAIVSAAGDYFGEARERRADWEARPDDVRDVLAEGAKKARAKAGEVLHRAQSACGLAAN, encoded by the coding sequence ATGCGAGTCCTTTCCGGCATCCAACCCACCGGCCGCTTCCACTGGGGCAACTACTTTGGTGCGATCCGACAATACATCAGCCTCCAGGATGAAGATGAGGCGTACTACTTCATCGCCAACCTACATGCATTGACGACGATTCGCGACAAGCAGCAGCTTTCACAGTTGACCTATGATGCGGCTGTCGACCTGTTGGCGCTTGGTCTCGATCCTGAACGAGCTATTCTGTTCGTCCAGTCGGACGTGCCGGAAGTGAGCGAACTTTGCTGGCTCTTGATGACGGGCACGCCGATGGGGCTGCTAGAACGGTGCCATGCGTATAAAGACAAGAAAGCCAAAGGCATGGCGGCTGACGCGGGGCTGTTCACGTATCCTGTATTGATGGCTGCAGACATTCTTGCTTACGACGCAGACGTTGTCCCAGTGGGCGAGGACCAAGTCCAGCACATCGAAGTCACACGCGATCTCGCGGGAAGCTTCAATCATCAGTTCGGCGAGGTCTTCACGATGCCGAAACCGCAACTGCTAGATGGTTCGGCCAAAGTCCCTGGACTTGATGGCGAGAAGATGAGCAAGAGCTACGACAACACGCTCGAACTGTTTGAAGAACCTGGACCTCAGAAGAAAAAGATCATGCGAATCGCGACGGATTCGCGTCCGATGGAAGATCCGAAAGAACCAGAGGGCGATATCCTCTACCAACTTTATTCGCTCGTTGCTTCCGAGTCAGATCGCGAAGAAATGGCCACCCTATATCGCAAAGGCGGTTTCGGCTACGGCGACATCAAGAAAGCGATTGTCTCGGCTGCAGGCGACTACTTCGGCGAAGCACGTGAGCGACGAGCCGACTGGGAAGCCCGGCCCGACGACGTCCGCGACGTTCTCGCCGAAGGAGCGAAAAAAGCGAGAGCGAAAGCCGGCGAAGTCCTCCACCGAGCCCAATCCGCATGCGGCTTAGCCGCCAATTGA